The region GTTGATGTTGGAGATTTTGTTATCGTTTTAAACGCTGACAAGATAACTGTTACAGGGAAGAAGCTTACAGATAAAGAGTACAAATGGCACACAAACAGACCTGGTGGTCTTAATGTGAGAACTCTCCAGTGGATGCTTGAACACAAACCTGAAGAGGTTATAAGATTAGCTGTTGAGAGAATGCTTCCAAAGAACAAGCTCCAGAAAAGATTTATGAAAAGGCTTAAGGTTTACACAGGATCAGAGCATAAGCATCAGGCTCAAAATCCAAAAAACCTGGAAGAGCTTAAAGCTCTCTGGAAAAATTTTTAGTGTGGAGGTATTAAGTCTTGGCTGAGATAGTTAAGATAGATCCTAAGGTTGCAAAATACGGAACAGGAAGAAGAAAAGAGGCTGTAGCAAGGGTGTGGATATTCCCAGGTGAAGGGAAGATATATGTTAGAAGCTCATCAGGTAAAGAGTGGGAAGCTCCTGTTTACTTTGAGAGAGAGATACTTATGGAAAGGATAAACAGACCTTTTGCGGTTACAGAGACACTTGGAAAGTTTGATGTTTACGCAACTGTAAAAGGTAGTGGAAAGCCTGCACAGGCAGAAGCTGTTATGTATGGAATTGCAAAGGCGCTTCTTCAGTACAACCCTGACTTCAGACCTGTTTTAAAATCTGCTGGTCTTCTTACAAGGGACGCAAGGGTCAAAGAGCGTAAGA is a window of Persephonella marina EX-H1 DNA encoding:
- the rplM gene encoding 50S ribosomal protein L13; its protein translation is MKTIDARKLDIKREWYVIDATGKNLGRLATLIANILRGKHKPYFQPDVDVGDFVIVLNADKITVTGKKLTDKEYKWHTNRPGGLNVRTLQWMLEHKPEEVIRLAVERMLPKNKLQKRFMKRLKVYTGSEHKHQAQNPKNLEELKALWKNF
- the rpsI gene encoding 30S ribosomal protein S9; the protein is MAEIVKIDPKVAKYGTGRRKEAVARVWIFPGEGKIYVRSSSGKEWEAPVYFEREILMERINRPFAVTETLGKFDVYATVKGSGKPAQAEAVMYGIAKALLQYNPDFRPVLKSAGLLTRDARVKERKKYAQMGARAKYRWSKR